The following are encoded together in the Notolabrus celidotus isolate fNotCel1 chromosome 9, fNotCel1.pri, whole genome shotgun sequence genome:
- the LOC117819529 gene encoding uncharacterized protein LOC117819529 isoform X1 — MMDKTFAHRRQEVVRDAPMIAHFKTRWPALFCIREVTAEFKRITTVSLVSKFFSGLDAHSSDLIRVFGKKGGAQGRKIRSIMVPISQTNIINVRRECIFKALCVYLNEEPKKLVKECTDADVESNQAEMKEMTFGIYAIRKEGAEPEDDPDDVGIILEGVKVLDELGNVPFAVAMLFALVYALNLSYPSELRYTFEALQKIIMELDGNRLSRKAQTLKTLLSRKSSTVE; from the exons ATGATGGACAAAACCTTTGCACACAGAAGGCAAGAAGTTGTTCGGGACGCACCCATGATTGCTCATTTCAAAACAAGATGGCCAGCTCTCTTCTGTATACGTGAG GTAACTGCAGAATTCAAGAGGATTACAACAGTCAGTCTTGTGTCGAAGTTCTTCTCTGGGCTGGATGCTCACTCTTCAGACTTAATCAGGGTGTTTGGCAAGAAAGGTGGTGCTCAAGGAAGGAAGATCAGGAGCATCATGGTTCCCATATCCCAG ACCAACATCATTAATGTCAGAAGAGAGTGTATCTTCAAAGCCCTGTGTGTGTACCTCAACGAAGAGCCCAAGAAGCTGGTGAAAGAATGCACG GATGCAGATGTTGAAAGCAACCAGGCTGAAATGAAGGAGATGACCTTTGGAATCTATGCCATACGAAAAGAGGGTGCAGAGCCGGAGGATGACCCAGACGATGTGGGTATCATCTTGGAGGGTGTCAAAGTTCTGGACGAGCTGGGGAACGTCCCATTTGCTGTTGCCATGCTGTTCGCTCTGGTCTACGCACTCAACCTAAGCTACCCTTCAGAGCTCAGATACACCTTCGAAGCTTTGCAGAAGATCATCATGGAGCTTGATGGAAACAGACTCTCAAGAAAAgctcaaacactgaaaaccCTGCTTTCACGTAAGTCATCCACTGTAGAGTGA
- the LOC117819529 gene encoding uncharacterized protein LOC117819529 isoform X2 produces the protein MVPISQTNIINVRRECIFKALCVYLNEEPKKLVKECTDADVESNQAEMKEMTFGIYAIRKEGAEPEDDPDDVGIILEGVKVLDELGNVPFAVAMLFALVYALNLSYPSELRYTFEALQKIIMELDGNRLSRKAQTLKTLLSRKSSTVE, from the exons ATGGTTCCCATATCCCAG ACCAACATCATTAATGTCAGAAGAGAGTGTATCTTCAAAGCCCTGTGTGTGTACCTCAACGAAGAGCCCAAGAAGCTGGTGAAAGAATGCACG GATGCAGATGTTGAAAGCAACCAGGCTGAAATGAAGGAGATGACCTTTGGAATCTATGCCATACGAAAAGAGGGTGCAGAGCCGGAGGATGACCCAGACGATGTGGGTATCATCTTGGAGGGTGTCAAAGTTCTGGACGAGCTGGGGAACGTCCCATTTGCTGTTGCCATGCTGTTCGCTCTGGTCTACGCACTCAACCTAAGCTACCCTTCAGAGCTCAGATACACCTTCGAAGCTTTGCAGAAGATCATCATGGAGCTTGATGGAAACAGACTCTCAAGAAAAgctcaaacactgaaaaccCTGCTTTCACGTAAGTCATCCACTGTAGAGTGA